From Pectinophora gossypiella chromosome 18, ilPecGoss1.1, whole genome shotgun sequence, one genomic window encodes:
- the LOC126375130 gene encoding kelch-like protein 30 has product MEDVTLLVGGQNFKVNKDVLSEHSDYFRAMFSGNFMENEQQEIAIDVVDAHSMGIIIQYMQIGIIDLFEYSLSTIGDLAMAANFLQITELIKQIEYTLELQMSISNWMEIMAIADNASYSKLQQLCAAFGLLSFRNMKSEYVPSIHKLFWYLAHPYLDAGNELDVFRFGFQWITHKETGADALLIILGCLDMKRLTISELVEIKKLIKDYEVSLAAKVIDCILELFIGNVALTIPDISEQKSVLSEKFTERVYNEVINLVRESRIRTLCYEPAVPIWKVKDEKPELTHHFLYTFTVKSGFVQWLEVAEKSLWGWSVIAWGPMKLVAVCGEYGRGTGIFMKDVKVYDTLKKEWIHHGADLPPRRHGGLAIVDDSLYIIGGVGGFRVVLHTAIIYDLKQRTFRKIANLPDAIQNPAVCAHEGKVYAAGHNNIYQYEDLGDRDRWIRIIGTDIRMSCMVSYNGYIYCTQNYFSYLYRFKPGVDKKLNLIASFGNPPAAICNLGDRLLFFTRTMCGHSDALAVEEFTGTVADEKPKVIWAESDTESKINDVAGSCSLVMTMPPVTQSISQYHRRYLMKYSDQ; this is encoded by the exons ATGGAAGATGTAACATTATTAGTTGGAGGTCAAAATTTCAAAGTAAACAAGGACGTGCTTAGCGAGCACAGCGATTATTTTCGTGCAATGTTCAGTGGTAATTTTATGGAAAATGAACAACAAGAAATTGCTATAGAT GTTGTAGATGCTCATTCAATGGGGATAATAATTCAATACATGCAAATTGGTATCATTGACCTTTTTGAGTACTCCCTGTCTACTATAGGCGACTTGGCAATGGCAGCAAATTTTCTACAAATAACAGaactaataaaacaaattgaatATACTTTAGAACTTCAAATGTCTATTTCCAATTGGATGGAGATCATGGCTATAGCAGACAATGCTTCTTATTCAAAATTGCAACAGCTGTGTGCAGCATTTGGACTTCTTTCCTTTAGAAATATGAAATCTGAATATGTACCATCAATACATAAATTGTTCTGGTATCTGGCACACCCTTATTTAGATGCTGGCAATGAGTTGGATGTCTTTAGATTTGGTTTCCAATGGATTACGCACAAAGAAACCGGTGCAGATGCTCTGTTAATAATTTTAGGATGTTTAGACATGAAACGTCTAACAATCAGTGAGTTAGTTGAAATAAAGAAACTTATAAAAGACTATGAGGTCAGTTTAGCAGCAAAAGTAATAGACTGTATCCTAGAATTATTTATTGGGAATGTTGCTTTAACAATACCTGATATAAGTGAACAAAAGTCAGTATTGAGTGAAAAGTTTACAGAGAGGGTTTATAATGAGGTGATCAATTTGGTGAGAGAGAGTAGAATTCGTACCCTTTGCTATGAGCCAGCAGTTCCTATTTGGAAAGTGAAAGATGAAAAACCTGAGTTGACTCATCATTTCTTATACACATTTACTGTAAAATCTGGTTTTGTACAATGGTTAGAGGTGGCTGAGAAGAGTTTGTGGGGGTGGAGTGTTATTGCTTGGGGTCCAATGAAACTAGTAGCTGTGTGTGGTGAGTATGGTAGGGGCACGGGGATTTTCATGAAAGATGTCAAAGTGTACGACACTTTGAAGAAGGAGTGGATTCATCATGGAGCCGACTTGCCTCCCCGAAGACACGGGGGCCTCGCCATTGTTGATGATTCCTTGTATATTATTGGAGGTGTAGGTGGGTTTAG GGTAGTTTTACATACAGCAATAATTTACGACTTAAAACAAAGAACCTTTAGGAAAATTGCAAATCTGCCTGATGCAATCCAGAATCCAGCAGTTTGTGCTCATGAAGGCAAGGTCTATGCTGCTGGACACAACAACATTTATCAGTACGAAGACCTAGGAGACAGGGACCGTTGGATTAGAATCATTGGCACAGATATACGGATGAGTTGTATGGTGTCATACAATGGATATATCTACTGTACACAGAATTACTTTAGTTACTTGTACAGGTTTAAACCAGGTGTAGATAAGAAATTGAATTTAATAGCTTCATTTGGTAATCCGCCTGCTGCTATTTGTAATTTGG GTGATAGACTATTGTTTTTCACTAGGACCATGTGTGGCCACTCCGATGCATTAGCAGTTGAAGAGTTTACTGGGACTGTAGCAGACGAGAAACCAAAGGTGATATGGGCCGAATCTGATACAGAATCGAAAATTAATGACGTAGCAGGGTCTTGCAGTCTAGTGATGACAATGCCACCGGTCACCCAAAGCATCTCACAGTATCATCGAAGATATCTTATGAAGTATAGTGATCAATAA
- the LOC126375139 gene encoding DNA repair protein RAD51 homolog 1, translated as MSATASASTVTAGVVEDEDECGPQLITKLEGNGITSGDIKKLEEAGYHTVESVAYAPKKWLITIKGISEAKADKILAEASKLVPMGFTTATEFHQKRAEIIQLTTGSKELDRLLGGGIETGSITEIFGEFRTGKTQICHTLAVTCQLPIEQSGGEGKCMYIDTEGTFRPERLLAVAQRYGMEGAAVLDNVAYARAYNTDHQTQLLIQACAMMAESRYSLIIVDSATALYRTDYSGRGELNSRQVHLGRFMRMLLRLADEFGVAVVITNQVVANVDNVGVFNADTKKPIGGHIIAHASTTRLYLRKGRGDNRVCKIYDSPCLPETEAMFAISAEGVTDAKE; from the exons ATGTCTGCTACAGCTTCAGCATCAACTGTGACCGCTGGTGTAGTGGAAGACGAGGATGAATGTGGACCGCAGCTCATCACCAAATTGGAG GGCAATGGTATCACATCTGGAGACATTAAAAAACTTGAAGAAGCAGGGTACCATACTGTAGAATCAGTTGCTTATGCTCCAAAGAAGTGGCTCATCACAATAAAAGGTATTTCAGAAGCAAAGGCCGATAAAATACTTGCTGAAGCATCCAAATTAGTGCCCATGGGATTTACTACTGCTACAGAATTTCATCAAAAAAG aGCAGAAATAATTCAATTGACAACAGGATCGAAAGAGCTGGACAGGTTGTTGGGGGGTGGAATAGAAACTGGATCTATCACAGAAATATTTGGAGAGTTCCGCACTGGAAAGACTCAAATATGCCATACTTTAGCTGTTACTtgtcag CTGCCCATTGAGCAATCAGGAGGTGAAGGCAAatgtatgtacatagacacagaGGGCACCTTCCGTCCTGAGCGTCTACTGGCAGTGGCTCAGAGGTACGGCATGGAAGGTGCAGCTGTGCTGGACAATGTAGCATATGCACGAGCTTACAACACGGACCATCAGACACAGCTGTTGATTCAGGCATGTGCTATGATGGCCGAATCTAG atATTCACTCATAATAGTGGACAGTGCAACAGCACTGTACAGGACAGATTACTCTGGTAGAGGAGAGCTCAACTCGCGACAGGTGCACTTAGGACGGTTCATGAGGATGCTGCTCCGATTAGCTGATGAG TTTGGAGTAGCAGTCGTAATAACAAACCAAGTGGTCGCAAACGTGGATAACGTGGGGGTGTTCAATGCGGACACGAAAAAGCCGATTGGCGGGCACATCATCGCGCATGCGTCGACGACGCGGCTGTACCTGCGCAAGGGACGCGGCGATAACCGCGTCTGCAAGATCTACGACAGTCCGTGTTTGCCGGAAACGGAAGCCATGTTCGCTATTAGTGCCGAAGGAGTTACTGATGCTAAGGAATAA